A region of the Williamwhitmania sp. genome:
TAAAACCACCATATCGCTGCCTTCTGCGGCTATGCAAGCCATTTCAGGTCGTTTGGTTTTATCGCGGTTTCCACCTGCGCCAACCACGGTGATAAGTTTCTGCTCTGGCTTTCGAATTTTGTTTATGGTAGATATCACATTATCCAGCGCATCTGGTGTATGGGCATAGTCCACAACCGCGGTTATCTTTTGCCTCGAGCGAACGTATTCAAACCGTCCTGAAACAGGTGTCATAAGGCTCAGAGCAGTTAGCATCTCCTCTCGGCCAAACCCAAGCAAACGTCCAGCAGAGTATACCGACAGCAAGTTGTAAGCATTAAATTCACCAATAAACCGAGTCCAAACATCAATCCCATCAATGTTAAGCTGCATACCCTCAAAGTCGTGCTCAACTATACGGCACTTGTACTCTGAGGCTGATCGAAGCGAGTAGGTATGGATTGATGCCTTGGTATTCTGCACCATCACTTTTCCGTTTCGATCGTCAATATTGGTGAGGGCAAACGCATCGGAAGGAAGATTATCAAAAAAACGCTTCTTTGCCTTAATATACTCTTCAAAGGTCTTGTGATAATCGAGGTGATCGTGGGTAATGTTGGAGAAAATGGCGCCGGCAAACTTTAAGCCTGCAATTCTCTGCTGAATAATGGCATGAGAGCTCACCTCCATGAAGCAAAATGAGCATCCTAAATCTACCATTTGGCGCAGTAGCTCGTTGATTTTCACTGCATCGGGCGTGGTATGGGTGGCGTCCACCACAGTGCCATCAACATAGTTCACAACAGTAGAAAACAAGCCAGCTTTGTAGCCCAGCTTCCGCGCCGCATCGTAAAGCAGCGTTGCCGTGGTTGTCTTTCCATTTGTACCTGTAACGCCAACCAGCCGCAAGTCGTGAGATGGGAAATTGTAAAATGCTGCGGCAATTAGACCTAGCGCCTCCTCGGAGTGTCTTACCTTGACGTAAGTAACCCCTTTTTGTATTTCTGCTGGTAGCTCCTCACACACAATAGCCTTTACTCCCTTGCCAACAACTTCATCTATGTATGCATGACCATCGTGTTGGGTACCTCTTACGGCAACGAAGAGCATCCCCTCTTCCGCCTTTCTCGAGTCGAAAATGATGCCTTTTATATCAACATGGCGCGATCCCTTAACGGTGACTACGTCAACCTGCTTGAGTAAATATGATAGCAACATTGTTTCCATTATCCCAATGAGATAAAAATTTCATTTCCCCTAATTACACGTGTTCCAGGCTGAAGTGATTGGCTCTTTACAGTTCCTTTACCGCTAAAGCGAACTCGCAGTCCTGCATTCTCCAGCAGGAAGAGGGCATCCTTCAATCCCATATCTACAACATTTGGAACTAGATTATTAATAATTGAACGTTTGCTAAGTTCAACCTCCTTATCCTTACTCTTTGTATTAACCCACGTGGAGGTTACACCATCGTCAGAGAATGGAATGTTGAGATCATCAAAAACCTCGTTAAGATCGGGCCTATATCCTCCTTGTGAAACGGGAATATCCACTGGCTTTACCGAATGGCTTATGGGCTCCTGCCACTCCAAACTTTTAGCGTAAACCTTATCGGCAATCTCCTTGAAAATAGGGCCTGCTACCACGTTGCCGTAGTAAACGTCGTTGGAGGGTGAGTTTACAACCACTATGCAGCTATACTTTGGATTATCGGCAGGAAAATATCCAACAAAAGAAGCTTGATAGCTCTTTGCTCCCTGGTAGGCATATCCACCACTTCCCCTTGCAATTTGAGCAGTTCCCGTTTTGCCAGCAATGGTATAAACGCTATTCTTGAGGTTTTTGGCCGTTCCATGTTCCACCACCCCTTCCAGTACTTGTCGCACTTTACGAAGGGTTGAGCGGGAGCATATACTAGACGATATAACTTCGGGGCTAAAAGTTCTTACGGTATTACCATGCCGCTGCAACGACTTCACAAAAAGGGGTTTAACCATCTTACCACCATTGGCAATAGCATTGTAAAACGTCAATAGTTGCAATGGGGTAATCCTTACCTCATACCCAATGGCCATCATTGGTAACGAAACGCCAGACCAATACTTGTCGCCGGGGTATTTAATTTCGGGTACTGCTTCACCTTTTATCTGTAGCCCAAGCGGCTCATTCAACTTCATCGCATATAATCTGTCGATAAAACTTTTTTCCCTACCCTTATAATACTCAATCATTAGCTTGGCCACCCCAACGTTCGATGATTGCTCAAAAACCTGCTGCACCGTGAGCTTACCCAGACCCCCTTCATGGGCATCCACAATCCATTTGTCGAAGTAGAGAAAGCGTCCATTTTTGGTATCTACCGTATCGCTAAGTTTAACATAACCATCCTCAAGTAGGGAGATGAGCGCTGCAAGCTTAAAAGTCGATCCAGGCTCAGTGCTTTCACCAATTGCGTAGTTAAAAGCCTCCGTATAGCTGCCATCGGAAGAGCGTTTTAGGTTGGCTATGGCCCTAATCTCACCGGTGCTAACCTCCATGAGTATTACTGAACCATGGTCGGCATTATGGCTGACAAGCTGGCGACGAAGCGCATTCTGGGCAACGTCCTGTAGGTCGATGT
Encoded here:
- a CDS encoding UDP-N-acetylmuramoyl-L-alanyl-D-glutamate--2,6-diaminopimelate ligase; this translates as METMLLSYLLKQVDVVTVKGSRHVDIKGIIFDSRKAEEGMLFVAVRGTQHDGHAYIDEVVGKGVKAIVCEELPAEIQKGVTYVKVRHSEEALGLIAAAFYNFPSHDLRLVGVTGTNGKTTTATLLYDAARKLGYKAGLFSTVVNYVDGTVVDATHTTPDAVKINELLRQMVDLGCSFCFMEVSSHAIIQQRIAGLKFAGAIFSNITHDHLDYHKTFEEYIKAKKRFFDNLPSDAFALTNIDDRNGKVMVQNTKASIHTYSLRSASEYKCRIVEHDFEGMQLNIDGIDVWTRFIGEFNAYNLLSVYSAGRLLGFGREEMLTALSLMTPVSGRFEYVRSRQKITAVVDYAHTPDALDNVISTINKIRKPEQKLITVVGAGGNRDKTKRPEMACIAAEGSDMVVLTSDNPRFEKAEDILEDMKAGIPDDVVGRVLVIVDRKEAIKTACMLSHPGDIVLVAGKGHENYQEIGGVKHHFDDKEVLRDIFESL
- a CDS encoding penicillin-binding protein — protein: MGASIKSDVVWRVALVYFFVLLVGLVIIAKVLYIQFVEGSALRQKAEEITFRQVPIYPNRGDILDDEGRLLATSVPYYELRMDLRAAGLTDEIFYEKVDSLALCLSNMFKDRSPFSYRSLLVNARRFDKGSRYFLLNSRLVNYIELKRLMTFPLLRLPKNVGGFMPIQTDKRIRPNDYLAARTIGGVNENGVAVGIEGAFNHELKGQAGLVLTQRIAGKMWIPVNSEEDVSPLDGTDVVTTLDIDLQDVAQNALRRQLVSHNADHGSVILMEVSTGEIRAIANLKRSSDGSYTEAFNYAIGESTEPGSTFKLAALISLLEDGYVKLSDTVDTKNGRFLYFDKWIVDAHEGGLGKLTVQQVFEQSSNVGVAKLMIEYYKGREKSFIDRLYAMKLNEPLGLQIKGEAVPEIKYPGDKYWSGVSLPMMAIGYEVRITPLQLLTFYNAIANGGKMVKPLFVKSLQRHGNTVRTFSPEVISSSICSRSTLRKVRQVLEGVVEHGTAKNLKNSVYTIAGKTGTAQIARGSGGYAYQGAKSYQASFVGYFPADNPKYSCIVVVNSPSNDVYYGNVVAGPIFKEIADKVYAKSLEWQEPISHSVKPVDIPVSQGGYRPDLNEVFDDLNIPFSDDGVTSTWVNTKSKDKEVELSKRSIINNLVPNVVDMGLKDALFLLENAGLRVRFSGKGTVKSQSLQPGTRVIRGNEIFISLG